The stretch of DNA TGAATGCGTCATGTGCGCCTCCTGCTCGACCTCCTGCCCCAGCTACTGGTGGAACGGCGACCGCTACCTCGGGCCAGCAGCACTCCTGCACGCCTACCGCTGGATCATCGACAGCCGGGATGAGGCAACGGGCGAGCGTCTGGACGATCTCGAAGATCCGTTCAAGCTCTACCGCTGCCACACGATCATGAACTGCGCCAAGACCTGCCCCAAGGGCCTGAACCCGGCCGAAGCCATCGCCAACATCAAGAAGATGATGGTCGAACGCACCGTCTGATCGCGCTTGCACCCCTCCGGCCGCAGCGGCACAGTGCCGTGACGCGACCAGGAGGGGAAAGTGGCCGACATAGAATTTCTCTGCCCGCCGGACCTGGCGGGCAAGATCCCCGAACCCGCACCCGCCGCGCGGTTCCTGCCGGACTGGTTCCGCAATCTCGACCGCGACATGGGGATGAAAGACGCCCACGGGCTGCCCGGCCTGACCGTGCGCGCCTGCCTGCCGGTTGCTGATGTCATGGCGCAAGGCTGGATCATCCCCACGCCCTACGATATCTGGACCACGCCGGATCCCGCCACCGGGGCCATCCAGTTCCACTGGGATGCGGATGCCGCGTTCACTCCCATCGACATGCACCACCCCGGGCAGATCGGCGCACCGAACCCGCCCTTTGAAAACACCATGCCGCTCAAGCTGATGAACCCGTGGCGGGTCAAGCTGTCGCCGGGCTGGTCCGCGACCTTCCTGCACCCGGTCAACCACTTCGAATTGCCGTTCACGGCCTTTGCCGGAACGGTGGACTGCGACGCGCTGGACGTGCCAGTAAACGTGCCGTTCTTCTGGACCGGACGCAGCCCGGACATTCGCCTGCCCGCCGGGTCGCCCATGGTGCAGGTCATCCCCTTCGAACGCCGCGCCCAGATGCGCGCCGCGACCATCCGGGCCGAGACCGAAGACGAGGCCGCAACACGCGCCGCAACGCTCAATCGCAAACATACAGAGGAATCCGTGTACGCCCGCGAATGGCGGCGGCGGCACGACCGGACCCGCAGCTAGGCGACAAATCGCGCCTATTGTGCTACGCTCCCCACGCAGGTGGAGCGTGAATATGCCAGACATCACCATCTTGATCGGCAGCACCAAGGGGGCGTTTCTGCTCCATGGCAACAGTGCCCGCGACACATGGCGGCTGACCGGCCCGCATTGCAATGGCTGGCCCATCAACCACGCAATCGGTGATCCGGCCACCGACACCCTCTGGGCCGGGGGTGGCAATGCCTTCAACGGCGCAGGGATCTGGCGCTCGACCGATATGGGCGCGACATGGACGCTCGCCAAGCTGTCCAAGGGCGAGATGGACGATTGGGCCGCAAACGATCCCGACATGGCGGCCTTCTTCGACTGGGAACCCACCGACACGGCCTTCGACGGCGATGTGACGGCAATCTGGTCGCTGTCCCTGGCGCACGGTCGCCTGATGGCCGGCGGCAACCCCGGCAGGCTCTATGACAGCACCGATGGCGGCGAAAGCTGGACGCGCAACGACGCGCTCAGCGATCACGACACCCGCGACACCTGGAACCCGGGCGGGGCAGGGCTGGTCCTGCACACGATCGTCCGCGACCCGAATGACCCTGCCAAGGCATGGGTCGGCATTTCTGCCGCCGGTGTCTTCGCCACCGAAGATGGCGGCATAACCTGGGACCGGCGCAATCGCCTCTCCAACGCCGAAAGCTGCGCCCACCACATGCACCCCGCCGCCCCCCGTGACGGAGAGACGGGGCATTGCGTCCACAACATGGTCCGCGCCAGCAGCGACGTGCTGTACCAGCAGAACCACCACGGCGTCTGGCGGTCCTCGGATGACGGGCGCAGTTGGGACGACATCACCGATGGCCTGCCTTCAACCTTCGGTTTTCCCATTGCGGTCAACCCGCATGACCCGAACATGATCTGGACGCTCCCCCTGAATGGCGACAGCGCGGGGCGCTATCCGCCCGATGCCAGCGCCGCCGTCTGGCGGTCTGACGATGGCGGGCACAGCTGGTCCGACAAACGCAGCGGACTGCCGCAAAACACATGTTTCTTCACCGTGCTTCGGCAGGCCATGGCGACCGACCAAAGGCCAGAGGCGGGCGTTTACTTTGGCACGAACTCCGGGTCGGTCTTTGCCTCGCGTGACGCGGGCGAAACATGGGACGAGATTGCCCGCCACCTGCCCACCATCCTGTCGGTCGAAGTCATGGACCGCGGCTGAGGCTTGCACCCGCCCGCGCGCCAGCTACGGTGCAGGGCATGACCGATGCACCCGACCACGCCGCCGCCCACCGCGCCCTGCCGCCGGTGATCTGCTATCCGACAGACACCCTGCCACAGCCGGACATGGCCACCTATGCCGCCGCCCGCGATGGCATGACCAAGCTGTCCGAAGTGATCGCGCCCCCGCGCGAGGCGGCGACGTTCGAGGTGCCCGCAGGCCACATCTTCCGCATCTCCTCCATTGAGGGACCGCAGGTCGGCGACCTCAATCTCTGGAATGCCAATGATCTCAGCGAACGGTTCTACTCCGGCAAGACCCGCGCGCTGCATGGGACACACGTGAACACCGGCGACAGGCTGTGGAGCAGCTTTCCCACCCTGCGCCCGATGGCGACCATCATCCACGACACGCTCGGCTGGTACGGCATCGACGATTTCGGCGGTGGCGTGCATGACGTGATCGGGACGCGGTGCGACCCCTACACGGGCAACCTTTTGCAGGGCGGGCACTACCACCACTGCTGCCACTCGAACCTGACCCGCGCGCTCGCAGATCATGCGGGCCTGCCGCTGGCCGAGGCCGAAGGGCATGTGCACGATGTCCTCAACGTGTTCATGTGCACCGGCTTCACCCGCGACACCGGCCAATACTTCATGAAAGCCTCACCCGTCCGCCCCGGCGATTACATCGACTTTCTGGCAGAGATCGACCTTCTCGGCGCACTCAGTGCCTGCCCGGGCGGCGATTGCGGGTCGGAACACAGCTCGGACGTGGCGCCGTGCCATCCGCTGAAGATCGAGGTCTTCGCCCCGGCCCCCGGCACGCTGGACGGCTGGCAAAGCCCACCACCCAACGGCTACGACCGCAGCCACGGGCGGTGATGCAGCGCCACGATCCACCCTCCCTGTTTCAGAACCCCCCGCCGGAGGCTCCCGCCATCGCAAGACGCGGCGACGATGGTCTAACGGTTTGTCAATCCGATACAGGCACCCTTCGGCAGCCCTGAAGATCAACGGGAAGATCAATAAAGGGTAAACGTACCGCACGGGTTCGGTGCACGGGCGGTGCACAGGTTGTGTACGGACAGTGCACGCAGTGTGCACGCCAATGTATTACTTTAAGGCATTGATTTTAAACAGAAAAACTCAGGAAAACGCCGCCTCCAGCGCAATCTCCACCATATCCCCGAACGTGCGCTCGCGGTCCTCGGATGGCAACGCCTCACCGGTTTGCAGATGATCGCTCACCGTCAGCACCGCCAGCGCCCGGCGCCCGTGCCGTGCCGCCAGCGTGTACAGCTCCGCCGCCTCCATCTCGACCCCCAGAATACCGTGCCGCACCATCTGCTCATCCAGATCCGCCCGTTCGGCATAGAACACGTCCGAAGAGTAGATCCCACCGACATGCGTCGTGGTCCCCTTGGCCTCCGCCGCCTTCACCGCCGCGGCCAGCAGCCCGTAATCTGCACAGGGCGCATAGTTGATTTCCTTGAAAAAACTGGACGACGGCGACGTGATCGTCGTGGCCGTCATCGCGATGATCACATCGCGAATACCCACATGCGCCTGCATCCCGCCGCAGGATCCGATCCGGATCAGCGTCTGCGCCCCATAGGTCGAGATCAGCTCATTGGCATAGATCGACAGGGACGGCATGCCCATGCCCGATCCCTGAATGGTGACCCGGTTGCCCTTCCACGTACCGGTAAACCCAAGCATGCCCCGGACCTCGTTGACCAGTTCGGCCCCGTCCAGAAACGTCTCCGCCGCCCATTTGGCGCGATAAGGATCGCCCGGCATCAAAACGGTCTCGGCAATCTGGCCCTCGGCGGCACCGATGTGAACGGTCATGGTCAACTCCTTATTCTGAAACAGGACGCCCGCTTAACGCTTTTTCAGGAAAAGGAGAACAGCATGTCGGCCAAATCGCGAAACGAAAACCGGAATGGACGTCAAAACAACCGTGACATGATGCGTGCCTGACCAAAAGATCGCGCGCACGACAGCCTCAAAGCGCCGCGTTCACTACGAAACACCTAGTGACGAAAGGAACGTCTATGCGGCACCAATGCGGACTTAACGATACGGCATGAAACCGCCGGACGTGTCCGTATGCTGCAATTGAATCGCGCCCCTCAAAACTTGGGGGCACGATTCACGAGGGTGCGCGACCCTGCCTAGATTTCCAGGCTTTCCGGCGCGGCACCCGCCTCAACCGCTGCTTTGAACCAATTCGGTTGCCGGCCTTTGCCGGTCCAGGTTTGCGTCGGGTTTTCCGGGTTCATGTATTTGGGTTCTGCGCTGGATGCTTTTGCACCACCGCGGCCACCCTTTTTGCCGGTCAGTTCGTCGAGTGAAAAGCCAAACTCTGCCGCTGCCTTTTGTGCCGCAGCAAGGGCGTCTTGCTTTTCCGACTTTCGCTTTTGCACAATCGCCTCGTCGACATCAGCACGCAACGCTTCCAGCTCTTTTCGGCTCATTTTGTCGAGTTTTATTGCCATTTGTTTTTCCCAGTCTTTGTGTAAGTAACAGCCCTATTCTGAAAAACCCGCCAACTATCAATAGGCTGCGTGTACGTTTTTTGTGTCAGCGGCGGTAATCTGCTCGTTATGCGCGTTTCTTTCGACCGTCGGTGGAAGGCGAAATTGATTTTTATCAAGTTCCCTCTGTGGTTGCATGTTCTGTCTAAACTGGGATTCCCGTGTCCAAAACACAAGGGCAGTGGCAGGCCCGGGTCGCGCAAAAAAAGAGCCGCCCAATGGACGGCTCCGTTCGATTGCAGAATGCTGTCGGTACGCGTGCCTATTCCGCGGCGACAGCCTGCGGATCGGCGAGCGTGACGATATCCATCATGATGGTGTTCAACTCAAAATCCTTGGGCGTATAGACGCGAGCGACGCCCATGGCCCGCAGCCTGTCCGCGTCATCATCGGGAATGATACCGCCCACGATCACCGGCACGTGGCTCAAACCTTCGGCCTGCATGCGCTGCATCAGATCCTCGACCAGGGGGATGTGGCTGCCCGACAGGATCGACAGGCCAACCACATGCGCTTCGTCCTCGCGCGCGGCGGCCACGATCTCTTCGGGTGTCAGGCGGATGCCCTCATAGGCGATCTCCATCCCGCAGTCGCGCGCGCGCACGGCAATTTGCTCGGCGCCATTCGAATGGCCGTCAAGCCCCGGTTTGCCCACAAGGAATTTCAAACGGCGGCCCAGCCGGTCGCTGACGGCGTCCACCGCATCGCGCAAATCATCCAGGCCCTCGGTCATGTTCGACCGGCCCGACGATACACCCGTGGGCCCGCGATACTCGCCATGCACCGCACGCATCTGTGCGGCCCATTCGCCGGTCGTCACACCCGCCCTGGCACATACGATCGACGCTGGCATGACGTTCTCGCCAGCCTCCGCCGCCGCAC from Tateyamaria omphalii encodes:
- a CDS encoding H-NS histone family protein translates to MSRKELEALRADVDEAIVQKRKSEKQDALAAAQKAAAEFGFSLDELTGKKGGRGGAKASSAEPKYMNPENPTQTWTGKGRQPNWFKAAVEAGAAPESLEI
- a CDS encoding urea carboxylase-associated family protein; translation: MTDAPDHAAAHRALPPVICYPTDTLPQPDMATYAAARDGMTKLSEVIAPPREAATFEVPAGHIFRISSIEGPQVGDLNLWNANDLSERFYSGKTRALHGTHVNTGDRLWSSFPTLRPMATIIHDTLGWYGIDDFGGGVHDVIGTRCDPYTGNLLQGGHYHHCCHSNLTRALADHAGLPLAEAEGHVHDVLNVFMCTGFTRDTGQYFMKASPVRPGDYIDFLAEIDLLGALSACPGGDCGSEHSSDVAPCHPLKIEVFAPAPGTLDGWQSPPPNGYDRSHGR
- a CDS encoding WD40/YVTN/BNR-like repeat-containing protein codes for the protein MPDITILIGSTKGAFLLHGNSARDTWRLTGPHCNGWPINHAIGDPATDTLWAGGGNAFNGAGIWRSTDMGATWTLAKLSKGEMDDWAANDPDMAAFFDWEPTDTAFDGDVTAIWSLSLAHGRLMAGGNPGRLYDSTDGGESWTRNDALSDHDTRDTWNPGGAGLVLHTIVRDPNDPAKAWVGISAAGVFATEDGGITWDRRNRLSNAESCAHHMHPAAPRDGETGHCVHNMVRASSDVLYQQNHHGVWRSSDDGRSWDDITDGLPSTFGFPIAVNPHDPNMIWTLPLNGDSAGRYPPDASAAVWRSDDGGHSWSDKRSGLPQNTCFFTVLRQAMATDQRPEAGVYFGTNSGSVFASRDAGETWDEIARHLPTILSVEVMDRG
- the deoD gene encoding purine-nucleoside phosphorylase, translating into MTVHIGAAEGQIAETVLMPGDPYRAKWAAETFLDGAELVNEVRGMLGFTGTWKGNRVTIQGSGMGMPSLSIYANELISTYGAQTLIRIGSCGGMQAHVGIRDVIIAMTATTITSPSSSFFKEINYAPCADYGLLAAAVKAAEAKGTTTHVGGIYSSDVFYAERADLDEQMVRHGILGVEMEAAELYTLAARHGRRALAVLTVSDHLQTGEALPSEDRERTFGDMVEIALEAAFS